The Bradysia coprophila strain Holo2 chromosome IV, BU_Bcop_v1, whole genome shotgun sequence genome includes a region encoding these proteins:
- the LOC119086072 gene encoding uncharacterized protein LOC119086072 isoform X2 has product MAYSTQNMYQMFDIIPNFIRKMFPLSLKTYPSCTNTMAWDIRDEIRSTYILRMVHQRDNQKAAIDDNAYGGRNVPFNMVKDGHECRSEPLPKKSSSKINTSKLRIPNSRSEHILCVTNINDIDSSNSRPSITQSITSKQWHIDHSNRQPKSIYRKSYRSSNEKLRSVCGTPRMSRQTMETLMDSTSNVDLNGKSITKHSQKSAAAKSPVQREYQLLAQKFHQYTINCRSTIQTLEKKLKKLVEDKHALLHGMVSLRKGQKDVIRKYRKIFNDAMNFCSILGAL; this is encoded by the exons ATGGCTTATTCCACACAGAATATGTATCAGATGTTCGACATCATTCCAAATTTcattagaaaaatgtttccctTATCATTGAAAACATATCCATCTTGTACGAATACAATGGCATGGGACATAAGAGACGAGATACGGTCAACATACATATTGAGGATGGTACATCAAAGG GACAATCAAAAAGCTGCGATTGATGACAATGCTTACGGCGGACGTAATGTGCCCTTTAATATGGTAAAAGATGGTCATGAATGTAGGTCAGAACCGCTTCCGAAAAAATCTAGTTCTAAAATCAATACGTCGAAACTACGCATTCCGAACAGTCGATCCGAGCACATACTATGCGTTACTAATATAAACGACATAGATTCATCCAATTCCCGACCATCTATTAcgcaatctattacttcgaaACAATGGCACATAGATCATTCAAACCGTCAACCGAAATCAATTTACCGCAAAAGTTATCGCAGTTCGAACGAAAAACTCCGCTCAGTTTGCGGAACTCCTCGTATGTCCCGACAAACCATGGAAACGTTGATGGATTCCACGTCCAATGTTGATTTGAACGGGAAATCGATCACTAAACACTCGCAAAAATCTGCAGCCGCTAAATCACCCGTTCAACGGGAATATCAATTGTTAGCACAGAAATTTCATCAGTATACCATCAATTGTCGCTCAACGATTCAGACActtgaaaagaaattgaaaaaattagtCGAAGACAAGCATGCACTTCTGCACGGTATGGTGTCACTGCGGAAAGGTCAAAAAGACGTTATccgaaaatatcgaaaaattttcaacgatGCAATGAAT TTTTGTTCCATTCTAGGAGCACTGTAA
- the LOC119086072 gene encoding uncharacterized protein LOC119086072 isoform X1, giving the protein MAYSTQNMYQMFDIIPNFIRKMFPLSLKTYPSCTNTMAWDIRDEIRSTYILRMVHQRDNQKAAIDDNAYGGRNVPFNMVKDGHECRSEPLPKKSSSKINTSKLRIPNSRSEHILCVTNINDIDSSNSRPSITQSITSKQWHIDHSNRQPKSIYRKSYRSSNEKLRSVCGTPRMSRQTMETLMDSTSNVDLNGKSITKHSQKSAAAKSPVQREYQLLAQKFHQYTINCRSTIQTLEKKLKKLVEDKHALLHGMVSLRKGQKDVIRKYRKIFNDAMNEHCNEINALLANYKVIRDNYMELLQQNTTTTDKSRKSDEVLSVSYTSYNCC; this is encoded by the exons ATGGCTTATTCCACACAGAATATGTATCAGATGTTCGACATCATTCCAAATTTcattagaaaaatgtttccctTATCATTGAAAACATATCCATCTTGTACGAATACAATGGCATGGGACATAAGAGACGAGATACGGTCAACATACATATTGAGGATGGTACATCAAAGG GACAATCAAAAAGCTGCGATTGATGACAATGCTTACGGCGGACGTAATGTGCCCTTTAATATGGTAAAAGATGGTCATGAATGTAGGTCAGAACCGCTTCCGAAAAAATCTAGTTCTAAAATCAATACGTCGAAACTACGCATTCCGAACAGTCGATCCGAGCACATACTATGCGTTACTAATATAAACGACATAGATTCATCCAATTCCCGACCATCTATTAcgcaatctattacttcgaaACAATGGCACATAGATCATTCAAACCGTCAACCGAAATCAATTTACCGCAAAAGTTATCGCAGTTCGAACGAAAAACTCCGCTCAGTTTGCGGAACTCCTCGTATGTCCCGACAAACCATGGAAACGTTGATGGATTCCACGTCCAATGTTGATTTGAACGGGAAATCGATCACTAAACACTCGCAAAAATCTGCAGCCGCTAAATCACCCGTTCAACGGGAATATCAATTGTTAGCACAGAAATTTCATCAGTATACCATCAATTGTCGCTCAACGATTCAGACActtgaaaagaaattgaaaaaattagtCGAAGACAAGCATGCACTTCTGCACGGTATGGTGTCACTGCGGAAAGGTCAAAAAGACGTTATccgaaaatatcgaaaaattttcaacgatGCAATGAAT GAGCACTGTAATGAAATCAATGCATTGTTGGCCAACTATAAAGTCATTCGTGACAATTACATGGAGCTTTTACAACAGAACACAACCACCACCGataaaagtcgaaaaagtgACGAAGTGTTAAGTGTTTCTTATACCAGTTACAACTGCTGTTGA